The genomic DNA GAGGCGCTCGACCGTCGGCTGCGCGCCCTGCCCGTGGACGGCTCCTTCGCCCCCGACGACGTCGTCTATCTCGCGGGCATCGACCTCGACGCTCTCGCTGCCCGTCTCCGGTCGGCTCCCGTCGAGGGGCGTTTCGAGCCCGAGCACGCGGTCATCGTCGCCTCGCACCTGGCGGTCCCGGAGCCCGAGCTGCCCGGCTCGATCCGGCCCCCGCTGAGCGCCGACGAGTACACCTCACTCGTGGTGCATGCCGCGGTCGACGCCGGCAACGCCGATCCGGACGAGAACGCCTGAGGGCATGACGTGGGAGCCGTCGGCGATCACGGTGGCCACCGTGCGCCGGCTGATCGAGGAGCAGTTCCCGCGATACGCGGGACTCGAGGTCCGCGCCCTGCGGACGAACGGGACCGTCAACGCGATCTTCGCCGTCGGGCCCGACCTGGTGGCGCGCTTCCCGCTGCAGGTCGACGACCCGGCGCAGATCGCACGAGAGCTGCACCAGGAGGCCGTGACCCAGCAGGCCTTCGCGGAGATCAGCCCGGTGCCGTGCCCGCAGCCACGCGGGATCGGCACCCCGGGCCACGGCGTCGGGCATGCCTGGGCCCTGCAGACCTGGGTCCCCGGTGACGTCGCGACGCCGGACGGCCTCGCGGACTCGCCGCGGTTCGCGGAGGACCTCGCCGACCTCGTGCTCGCCCTGCGCGCCGTCGACACCGCCGGACGCACGTTCGGCGGGCACGGGCGCGGGGGAGCGCTCACCGACCACGACGACTGGGTCGGCGAATGCCTCGAGCGCAGCGAGGGCCTGCTCGACGTCCCCCGTCTGCGCGGGCTCTGGACGGAGCTGCGCGAGACCCCGGCGACCGACCGCCTCGCGATGAGCCACACGGACCTCATCCCCGGAAACCTGCTGGTCCGCGGCGGGCGGCTGGTCGGGGTGATCGACACCGGTGGCTACGGCGCGGCCGACGAGGCACTCGATCTCATCGTCGGCCTGCACCTGCTCGAGGCACCCGCGCGCACCGTGTTCCGCGGGCGCGTCGGAGCCGAGGAGACCGCGTGGCGACGCGCCCTGGCCTGGGCGTTCGAGCAGGCGGTCGGCCTCGTCTGGTACTACCGCGAGTCCCTGCCGGAGATGAGCACCCTGGGGCGCAGCACCCTGCGGCGGATCACCGAGGAGATGCCGGGGCGCTGACGGCGTCGCCGGCCCCCGACGGGCGCGGCGCGGGGAGTGCGGCCGGCAGGTGGGCGAGCCAGATCCCCAGGATCGCGGCCACCAGGACCGGGCCGGTGTCGTTGACCGCGTAGCCCACCCAGGCACCGACCACGAGGGCGACCCGCACCGCGTACGAGGCGGGATGCTGCGCGTCGAGAGTCGCGAGGCGGGTCCAGCGCAGACGCCGGGGCATGAGGATCGCGATCGAGGCTGCGAGCGCCAGCACCATCACCACCGCGAGCGCCCAGTACCCGGTGGTCATCGCGATGTTCTGAGCCAGCTTGCGGACCACGACGGAGACCAACTCGCCGCTGAGCAGCTCGTCGATGAAGCGCCCCAGATGGGTGCGTTGCTCCGGCGGCCGCAGCCAGTCCAGGAAGGACACCCCGAGCACCGCGACCGCACCGCCGACGCCGAGCGCGAGCACATGCCACGCCCGCGGACGGATCCCCGAGACCAGCAGAGCGAGCAGACCGAAGGCGGGGATGGTGGCGAGCATCGACCCGAAGTCCGCCCCCATCGACGGGGCCACGCAGACGCCGGCGACCAGCACCCCGACCACCAGGGTCCACACCACCCGGGCACGCGGCCTGCGCACGACGGTGAACAAGCACAGCAGTGCCATCAGCGCCGCGGCCAGGACCATGCCGAACAGGTGGTTGGAGAGCCCGTAGAAGCGTCCGCCGGAGATCGGCTGCGCCCCCAGCGGGGACGAGAGCTGGAAGCGTGACCCCATCGCGGACTCGCCCAGGATCAGCACCGCGACCAGGGCGGCGCAGATCCCGAGGGGACCGAGGCGGTGGCGGCGCCAGGGGCCCGCGAGCGCGATCAGGGACAGCAGCGCGCAGCCGCCCCAGACCACCCCGGTCAGCGCGAGCGCCGGATCATCGGCCCGCCACCAGGGCACGATCGAGGCGAACAGGCCCACCGGCAGGGCCAGCGGCGCGATCGCCGCCAGGGCCCGGCCGACGGCGGCGACCCGCGGCCGACGGGCGAACTGCGGGACCAGCGAGAGCACGATGCCGATCACGCCGAGAGCGAGCCACGACCCGAGCGCCGGGACGGTCGCGGCGTCGACCTGCGCGGCCGCCTGCGAGCGGTCCACGGCGAGCTGCTGCGGATCATCGTGCGCGGTGCCGCGGAACGGCTGGCCGGGGACGAGCCCGTCGGCCGTCGCGTCGTAGGAGTCCAGGATCGTGGGCAGCACGTCGGTCAGGACCACCACCCCGTTCTGCTTGGTGGCGCCGCTGGTGAGGGCCTGCCCGGGGAAGGCGGAGTCGAGGGCGACCTGCAGGCCGACGCTGCGGGAGGCGACGGCGCCGGTGCGCTCCATCTCGTCCGGGTCGGCCGGATCCGTGGCCGCGACGGAGATCAGCAGGGTGCGCGGCAGCTCCTCCGCCTCGCAGCCGCCGGCGGCATCCAGCACGGCGCCGACGCGCTGATCGAGCGCCGCGACGGCCTGGGCGCGGCCGGGATCGTCGTGGTCGGGGAGCGATCCGGCGTCGACCTGGACGATGTCGCCGGCGGTGAGGGCGTCGGAGATCTCGGGGCCGGCCGCCCTGGCGTCGGCGGAGGCGTCGATCGCGGCCGTCCCGACGCCCAGCCGCTGCCACTGATCCGTCGGCGGGGCGGGGATCCCGGCCGTGCGCGGGGCCTTCTCGGCGAGGCCGCGGTACCCGGTGTGCAGCGTCTCCATGCCCTGCCGCTGGGTGGAGACCACCGAGGTGGAGGTGGTGTTCATCGCCCCGGCACCGGAACGGTCGGCCACGCACTGCAGATTCGGGGTCGACTCGGCCGAGATGTCCTCCCAGCCCAGGCCCGCGGTCGCGATCACGAGACGCACCGGGTCCTCGGGGGCGTCCGGACCGTCGGCCTGCGCGGCGGGGGAGAGGCCCAGCACGAGCGCCCCCAGCAGCACGGTGAGCAGCACGCCCGGCAGTGCGCGGAGTCGGCGGGCGGCGGACGGGGCAGCGGGATCCTGAGGCACGCCCCGATGTTACGGGCCCCTGCCGGACGCTCCCGGCAGGATGCGCAGGGCCTCCACCCTTCTCTCACCGCCTCCACGGGACCTGCCGATCGGCCGCACCTCCGGGCCGCTTATCGTGGTCCTCATGAGCACTCCGACCCCACCCTACGAACAGGTCCGACGCGAGGTCGTCGAGCAGATCCGCTCCGGCGAGCTGGCGCCGGGGGACAAGCTGCCGGCGATCCGCGTCTACGCCGCTGACCTGGGCCTGGCCCCCGGCACCGTCGCGCGCGCCTACAAGCTCCTCGAGGAGGCCGAGATCATCGTGACCCGGCGCGGCGCGGGCACCACGGTCGCCCCGGGCGCGGTCGCCGCGAGCGAGCGATCCGCCGCGACGACGGAGCGCGAAGCCGGAGCCACCGCCGATCCGACCCTGGTGGCGCTGCTGGCAGGGCCGGTCGGCGAGGCCCGCACACGGGGGCACGGCGAGGTGGAGATCATGGCCGCGGTCCGACAGGCCCTCGCCGACGCAGGCGCGTGAGGTCGGCAGAGGCAGGGAGTGACGGGAGGCTTCGCTCCCTGCGGGTCGAGGCGACGTCATGATCCACCTCCGACCGCTCGAGCCGTCCGACGCCGACGGCATTCTCGCCGGCCAGGACGAACTGCTCGCCGAGGAGATCGTCGGCCGGCCATGGGAACCCGGCCTGCTCACCGATTTCCTCGCCCGATGCTCCCGCTGGCGCTTCGACGGACCGATCCGTGAATACGCCGCGATGGTCGGCCCGGACGGGACCCTGTGCGGGGGTGGAGGGCTGAACCGGATGGCCTCGGGCCTCGAGGCCGGTGAGGCGGCCGTGACCTACTGGGTCCTCGCCGCGCAGCGGGGCCGGGGGCACGGGGCGGCGATCGCCGCCGAACTCGCGGAGGCCGCTCGTGCCGACGCGCGGATCAGCCGTCTGATCCTCTGGATCGCCCCGCACAACTCCGCGTCCCAGGCGATCGCCCGAGGTCTCGGCGCTGAATCGACAGGGCGCGAGGAACGGCACCCGGCCGACGCGAGGCGGGTCGCCGTGCGGTGGTTCCTGGACCTGGCGCCCTCGTGACGCGTGGAGCATCAAGGTTCACGGAGCTCCTGTCGGCCACGGCGCTCCTGTCGGCCACGGCGCTCCTGTCGGGCTTCATGCGTCGTCAAGAAGACCAGCTGCCGCGAAGGCACGGGCATACACCGCGCGGAGCACCTGCTCCTTGCGGGCGTTGTACTGCATGACGAGCTCCTGAGCAGCGTTCGCGTGCGCGGCTGCATCGCGTTTGACCTGACCGTAGAGCCGTCGATCCGCATCGTGCCGGCGTAGATGATCGCGGAAGACGAGATGACGGAGCGGCTCCGGACTGTCCGGCCCGAAGACGTGCACGTTGGCCGCGGGGGCGCGGAGGGCCACCATCCGGTGCCCGTACCACCACGGTTCGCGAATGGTGAGGCGGAACCCGGCCGCCACCAGCTGAGGCAGCCACTCCTGCTCCCGATCCGGGTCCGCGACGGTGAGGTCGAGATCGAGCAGCGGTTTCGCGGGGAGTCCGGGGACCGCGGTCGGCCCGATGTGCGCGACCTGCAGAGCCCGGCCGCCGAGGGCGTTCCGCAGCTGCCGGCCGACCTCGTCCGCACACGACGCCCAGGCCGGGTCGTGTTCTCGGATCTCGATCGGTTCGGATACTGCGGGTTCGACCCACGGGTCGGCGCCGGGCGGAGGTGGGCTGTCGTCGAACGCGATGATCTGATCCCGGGTCGGCATTCTTCACAAGGTAGCGGATATGCGGTGCGATTCGAGAAGGTCGGTGGCCTGGCCGGCTGGGGCTGCAACACGCGGCTCGGAGCGGCTTATGTGACTCGAGTGCGATGGTCCACGGTCGCGGCCTGGCATCCTGAGCAGATGCCACCGGAGATCCGTCTCGTGCCCCCGTCGGTCTCTCGACGCGCCGCCTTCCTCGAGTGCCTCGCCGATTTCTCCGGCACAGCGATGGACGGCTCCAGCGTCTTCAATCCTGCTGCCCCGCCGGTCGGCGACGCCGCCGTGAACGACTTCGTGACCGCGCGCCTCGCCCAGGAGGATCCGGCCACCGTGCTCGAGGAGCCGTGGGTGCATTGCACGAGCCGCTGGATCGTGCCGGCCGACGGGTCCGGGACGGTCCTGGGATTCCTGGCGATCCGCCACCGCCTGAACCGCTTCCTCTTCGACCTGGGCGGACACATCGGATACTCCGTACGCCCGTCGGCCCGGCGACAGGGCATCGCCGGCGCGGCACTCGCGCTGGGTCTCGAGGAGGCGCACGGCCTCGGCATCGCCCCGGTCCTGATCACCTGCGACGAGACCAATGTCGGCTCCCGCCGCGTGATCGAGGGTGCAGGTGGGCAGCTGGAGAACGCCGTCGACGGGAAGCTGCGCTTCTGGGTCGGTGACGGGGAGCGGCCACCGCGGCCATGAGGCGTCATCAGGGGTCACCGCTCCAGGAGCCGGCTCCTGAAGTCCGACCTTCGAAGCGCCGGCTCCTGAAGGTCGAGGTTCGCCGTGTCGGCTCGTGAAATTCGAGGTCCGACGTACTCGTGAAGGCGAGACCGGGACTGCTCTTTGCGTCGGCGGAGCTTCGTTGTTCCTCCCCAGTGTGGGTTATCCACAGTTTTGGGTGATCCGTGATCGGTTCTTGTGTGGAGCGAATGCTGGTTCTACACTGGTGGGAGTATTCGGGCACCAGTTCGAGTGTGTGGGTCAGAGTTGGACCTCGCACGGACCGGCAACGGGTGGCCGCGTGGGGTGTGTCGAGGGGGACAGGGTGGGTCTGGTGACGGCGAGAACCGAGGAGAACCCGGCCCGGCCTGCTGCTGGCCGGGTCGCGGCGTCTGCGGGGTCTGGGGGCCGGGTGGTGCCGTCTCGGCGGGTGCGGGCGCGGTCGGTGTTGACGGCGGAGTCCGCGGCTCGGCGGGGGAAGCTTGAGGCGGGGTCGGCGGATGCGGCCGCGGTGGGGCGGTTGTTGCAGATGCAGCGTGCTGCTTCGACGGCGCGGGCAGCGTTGTGGGCGCAGGTGGCGATGTTCTGGGTCGATCGGGATGACCCGGATCTGGTCGAGGAACGCCAGGAAGCCGATCTCGCGGTCGCGATCGCGTTACGGACCACGACCAGCAAGGTCGCCTACCTCGTGCGGGATGCGCATCTGGCCGTGACCGATCTGCCCCGGACCTTCGCCCGTTTGGCCGGTGGAGACATGCCGGTGGACTGGTTCGAGAAACTGGTGCGGGCCGTCCGCGATCTCTCGCCCTACCAGCGTGAGCAGATCGATGAGCTCGTCGCGGGCTGGGACCTGGCCTCGATCCCCGCCGACCGGTTCCTCGACGAACTGCGCCTGCTGCGGGCCTGGTTCGATGCCCGCGGTGCCCGGCCGAGTCCCGAAGCTGCCCGCGACGTGGCGGTGGAACTGTCCGGTCATGACGACGGGATCGCGTGCCTGCGGATCACCGGGCCGATCCCCGAGATCCATTCCCTGGCGGCCCGGTTGGAGGCGGCCTCTCGCGCGGTCCAGACCCAGCAGCGTCACGCCCTGGAGACCGGGGCGCCGGTCCCGTTCGACCTCGACGGCGACGTGGCCCGGAACCACACCACGATGTCGTTGAAAGCTCTGCAGTACGCGATCGTCCACCGCACCCTGCTCGAGACCGGCGGGATCGAGGTCCCGGAACCCGCCCACCGCATCAACGTGGTCGTGCCGGTGTTGACGTTGATGGGCCTCGATGACGCGCCGGCCACCTACGACGGGGTGACACCGCTGCCGGCACAGATGGCTCGCCGCCTCGCGGCCGGACAGAAGACCTGGTACCGGATCCTGACCGACCCCACCAGCGGGCAGTTCCTCCCGGTGCCGGCCGACCAGTACCGCCCCACCGCTGCCATGGTCGAACACCTCAGAGTGCGGGACCCGGTCTGTGCTGCGCCCGGCTGTTCCCGCAGCACCAGTCGTGTCGGGCAGAACGACCATATCGAGGAGTTCGACCACGCCCACCCCGCCCGGGGCGGGCCCACCAGCATCGACAACCTCCACCGCATGGACTTCGGACACCACGAGACCAAGACCGCGAAACAGATCGACCCCGTCCGCCACGCCGATGGTTCGACGACGTGGAGTATCGGGGTGCCCGAACGCGCCCGGATCACTCTCGCGCCCCGCCGCGACCTGCTGACTCCCACCATCGCGAAAGCCTTGAGCGAGGCGTGGGACCACTACCAATGGCTACTGGACATCGACGCCTACGAACGCACCGGCCAGATCGACCAGTTCCTCCGCGAAGGCGGCCCCGAAGACCCCCTCACCACCGGCGAGGACCCCCACCACCACGAGAACAACGCCGACCGGTGCCACCCCACCGACCCACCCTTCTAACCCCACCAGACCCGGCCCGACCAGGCCCGGCCAGACCTGCCCGGCCAGACCTGCCCGGCACATCCCCCGACCCCAGGCCGCACAGACCCGGGTGCCGACGAGCGTCGTCATGAGCACCGACGAGCACCGAAGCACCCCAGTCCGAACCGATCCGCGAGAGCGCGCGACTGCGCAGTACCCTTGGCTCCCATGCGGTACGGATATCTGGGTCCCGAGACCACCTTCACCCACCAGGCGCTCCTGCAGGCTCTCGAGGTCATGCCGCGCGAGTTCGCCGACCAGGTGGAGCAGGTCCCGTTCTCCGCCGTCGCGACCGCCACCACCGACCTCCTCGCCGGCGACATCGACGCGCTCATCGCCCCGATCGAGAACTCCGTCGAAGGCGGCGTCTCCGGCACTCTCGACGTGCTGGCCGCG from Brachybacterium sacelli includes the following:
- a CDS encoding phosphotransferase yields the protein MTWEPSAITVATVRRLIEEQFPRYAGLEVRALRTNGTVNAIFAVGPDLVARFPLQVDDPAQIARELHQEAVTQQAFAEISPVPCPQPRGIGTPGHGVGHAWALQTWVPGDVATPDGLADSPRFAEDLADLVLALRAVDTAGRTFGGHGRGGALTDHDDWVGECLERSEGLLDVPRLRGLWTELRETPATDRLAMSHTDLIPGNLLVRGGRLVGVIDTGGYGAADEALDLIVGLHLLEAPARTVFRGRVGAEETAWRRALAWAFEQAVGLVWYYRESLPEMSTLGRSTLRRITEEMPGR
- a CDS encoding GntR family transcriptional regulator, with protein sequence MSTPTPPYEQVRREVVEQIRSGELAPGDKLPAIRVYAADLGLAPGTVARAYKLLEEAEIIVTRRGAGTTVAPGAVAASERSAATTEREAGATADPTLVALLAGPVGEARTRGHGEVEIMAAVRQALADAGA
- a CDS encoding GNAT family N-acetyltransferase — its product is MIHLRPLEPSDADGILAGQDELLAEEIVGRPWEPGLLTDFLARCSRWRFDGPIREYAAMVGPDGTLCGGGGLNRMASGLEAGEAAVTYWVLAAQRGRGHGAAIAAELAEAARADARISRLILWIAPHNSASQAIARGLGAESTGREERHPADARRVAVRWFLDLAPS
- a CDS encoding GrpB family protein translates to MPTRDQIIAFDDSPPPPGADPWVEPAVSEPIEIREHDPAWASCADEVGRQLRNALGGRALQVAHIGPTAVPGLPAKPLLDLDLTVADPDREQEWLPQLVAAGFRLTIREPWWYGHRMVALRAPAANVHVFGPDSPEPLRHLVFRDHLRRHDADRRLYGQVKRDAAAHANAAQELVMQYNARKEQVLRAVYARAFAAAGLLDDA
- a CDS encoding GNAT family N-acetyltransferase; the encoded protein is MRFEKVGGLAGWGCNTRLGAAYVTRVRWSTVAAWHPEQMPPEIRLVPPSVSRRAAFLECLADFSGTAMDGSSVFNPAAPPVGDAAVNDFVTARLAQEDPATVLEEPWVHCTSRWIVPADGSGTVLGFLAIRHRLNRFLFDLGGHIGYSVRPSARRQGIAGAALALGLEEAHGLGIAPVLITCDETNVGSRRVIEGAGGQLENAVDGKLRFWVGDGERPPRP
- a CDS encoding DUF222 domain-containing protein; amino-acid sequence: MQRAASTARAALWAQVAMFWVDRDDPDLVEERQEADLAVAIALRTTTSKVAYLVRDAHLAVTDLPRTFARLAGGDMPVDWFEKLVRAVRDLSPYQREQIDELVAGWDLASIPADRFLDELRLLRAWFDARGARPSPEAARDVAVELSGHDDGIACLRITGPIPEIHSLAARLEAASRAVQTQQRHALETGAPVPFDLDGDVARNHTTMSLKALQYAIVHRTLLETGGIEVPEPAHRINVVVPVLTLMGLDDAPATYDGVTPLPAQMARRLAAGQKTWYRILTDPTSGQFLPVPADQYRPTAAMVEHLRVRDPVCAAPGCSRSTSRVGQNDHIEEFDHAHPARGGPTSIDNLHRMDFGHHETKTAKQIDPVRHADGSTTWSIGVPERARITLAPRRDLLTPTIAKALSEAWDHYQWLLDIDAYERTGQIDQFLREGGPEDPLTTGEDPHHHENNADRCHPTDPPF